In Aureibaculum algae, the following are encoded in one genomic region:
- a CDS encoding sulfatase-like hydrolase/transferase translates to MKICYTLIISFVILTSCKEKVKKVSQKPNIVFILTDDQTYSSIHALGNDEIITPAMDKLAETGTTFTHAYNMGSWSGAVCTASRTMFNSGRFVWRANKFRQNWLKNDSINKTWAKLLQASGYETYMTGKWHIDAPAQKVFNHTKNIRPGMPNDAWDHAKMVAKFDSLSKVPNGNSADIMPKGYNRPLSSNDTSWSAYDKNNGGFWKGGKHWSEVLKDDALEFIDSAKTKDTPFFMYLAFNAPHDPRQAPKEYLEMYPLENLTIPKSFLPENPYRHEIGNGDNLRDEALAPFPRTEYAVKVHKQEYYASITHVDAQIGAILDALKKSGKMDNTYIIFTADHGLAMGRTGFLGKQNLYDHSIRPPLMIVGPTISKNKRIDEDVYLQDVMATALEIGGVPKPTYVEFKSFLDLAEGRSEKSHYKEIYGAYLNLQRMIRKDGYKLLVYPEANKVLLYNMKNDPEEMIDISDLPENRAMVQSLFEDLLALQKEMDDPLDLTKMFQEIKN, encoded by the coding sequence ATGAAAATTTGTTACACTTTAATTATCTCCTTCGTGATTTTAACAAGTTGTAAAGAGAAAGTAAAAAAGGTTAGTCAAAAACCAAATATTGTTTTTATTCTTACTGATGATCAAACGTATTCTTCTATTCATGCATTAGGTAATGACGAAATTATTACTCCTGCAATGGATAAACTTGCCGAAACAGGTACTACTTTTACACATGCTTATAATATGGGATCTTGGAGTGGCGCTGTCTGCACAGCATCGCGAACGATGTTTAATTCAGGTAGATTTGTTTGGAGAGCCAACAAGTTTCGTCAAAACTGGTTAAAAAATGATTCTATAAATAAAACATGGGCAAAATTATTGCAAGCTAGTGGTTATGAAACATATATGACTGGTAAATGGCATATTGATGCTCCAGCTCAAAAGGTGTTTAATCACACTAAAAATATTCGTCCCGGAATGCCAAATGATGCCTGGGATCATGCAAAAATGGTTGCAAAATTTGATTCGCTTTCTAAAGTACCAAACGGAAATTCGGCGGATATCATGCCAAAAGGGTATAATCGCCCTTTAAGTAGTAACGATACTTCTTGGTCGGCATATGATAAAAACAATGGAGGATTTTGGAAAGGGGGTAAACATTGGAGCGAGGTTTTAAAAGATGATGCATTAGAGTTTATCGATTCTGCAAAAACAAAGGATACACCTTTTTTTATGTATTTAGCATTTAATGCACCACATGATCCGCGTCAAGCGCCAAAAGAATATCTAGAAATGTATCCGTTAGAGAATCTTACTATTCCTAAAAGTTTTTTACCTGAAAACCCATATCGTCATGAAATTGGAAATGGAGATAATTTGCGCGATGAAGCTTTAGCTCCTTTTCCGAGAACAGAATACGCTGTAAAAGTTCATAAACAAGAGTATTATGCTAGTATTACACATGTTGATGCTCAAATAGGTGCTATTCTAGATGCACTTAAAAAATCTGGTAAAATGGATAACACCTATATTATATTCACAGCGGATCATGGTTTAGCAATGGGAAGGACTGGGTTTTTAGGAAAGCAAAATTTGTATGATCATAGTATTCGTCCGCCATTAATGATTGTTGGGCCAACAATTTCTAAAAATAAACGGATTGATGAAGATGTTTATTTACAAGACGTTATGGCTACGGCTTTAGAAATAGGAGGTGTGCCAAAACCTACATATGTTGAGTTTAAAAGCTTTTTAGATTTAGCAGAAGGGAGATCTGAAAAAAGTCATTATAAAGAAATTTATGGTGCCTATTTAAATTTGCAGCGAATGATTAGAAAAGATGGCTATAAATTATTGGTATATCCGGAGGCGAACAAGGTTTTGTTATACAATATGAAAAATGACCCTGAAGAAATGATAGATATCTCTGATTTGCCTGAAAATAGAGCTATGGTACAATCTTTATTTGAAGATTTATTGGCATTGCAAAAAGAGATGGATGATCCGTTGGATTTAACCAAAATGTTTCAAGAAATAAAAAATTAG
- a CDS encoding sulfatase family protein, with product MADDHTTQAFGIYGSRLASLNPTPTLDKIANEGMIFDNCYVTNSICTPSRATILTGQYSQANGVLDLEGVLPTENQYLPAEIKKLGYQTALIGKYHLSSKPNFDYYNVLTAHGEQGTYFDPVLTETGMNFALENDPKFEGKKYEGHSSDVITDISIDWLKNKRDKSKPFMLMYQFKAPHDNFEYAPRYKDYLNDTYIPEPASLYHNGNNGSVATRGANDSLINVIGSSVSRRNTIRSMGMTMWDKSSIKDSNPEFNPSQKLYDFISDKEYTHETYQEYLKRYLRCVKGVDDNVARMIQFLKDEGLYDNTIIVYTGDQGFMLGEHDYIDKRWMYEESMRMPFFVRYPKLIQPGSRTDAIINNADFAPTLIELAGGNPPEQMQGHSFESILKTAKEPEGWQQSTYYRYWMHMAHKHANPAHFGIRTKRYKLIFFYGKYWVDTKDMKATWNKESWGNSFEMDTPAAWEFYDLKVDPNEMNNAYNELEYAETITDLKKQLIAKRKELNEEDGDKFPHIQKVIDAHWND from the coding sequence ATGGCCGATGACCATACCACTCAAGCTTTTGGTATTTACGGCAGTAGGTTAGCAAGTTTAAACCCAACACCGACCTTAGATAAAATTGCGAATGAGGGTATGATATTTGACAATTGTTATGTTACCAACTCCATTTGCACACCAAGTAGAGCCACGATTTTAACGGGTCAATACAGTCAAGCAAATGGTGTTTTAGATTTAGAAGGAGTTTTACCAACAGAAAATCAATATTTGCCAGCAGAAATAAAAAAATTAGGGTATCAAACTGCCCTCATTGGTAAATATCATTTATCCTCAAAACCAAATTTTGACTATTACAATGTTCTTACAGCTCATGGAGAACAGGGAACTTATTTTGATCCTGTTTTAACAGAAACGGGAATGAATTTTGCGTTAGAAAACGATCCTAAATTTGAAGGAAAAAAATATGAAGGACATAGCTCTGATGTAATTACTGATATCTCTATTGATTGGTTAAAAAACAAACGTGACAAGAGTAAGCCGTTTATGCTAATGTATCAATTCAAAGCGCCACATGACAATTTTGAATACGCTCCTCGATACAAAGATTATTTAAACGATACCTATATTCCAGAACCTGCTAGCTTATATCACAATGGTAATAATGGTTCTGTTGCTACAAGAGGTGCTAATGATTCGTTAATTAATGTAATAGGCTCTTCCGTTTCTAGAAGAAATACCATTAGAAGTATGGGAATGACTATGTGGGATAAATCTTCGATTAAAGATTCAAACCCTGAATTTAATCCGAGTCAAAAATTATATGACTTCATATCCGATAAAGAATATACACATGAAACCTATCAAGAATATCTTAAACGCTATTTACGTTGTGTAAAAGGAGTCGATGATAACGTTGCTAGAATGATTCAATTTTTAAAAGACGAAGGACTTTATGATAATACAATAATCGTATATACCGGAGATCAAGGATTTATGCTTGGAGAACACGATTATATAGATAAACGTTGGATGTACGAAGAATCGATGCGTATGCCATTTTTTGTAAGATACCCTAAATTGATCCAACCTGGATCTAGAACTGATGCCATTATAAACAATGCTGATTTTGCACCTACACTCATAGAATTAGCCGGCGGAAATCCACCAGAACAAATGCAAGGTCATAGTTTTGAATCTATTTTAAAAACTGCAAAAGAGCCTGAAGGCTGGCAACAATCTACATATTATCGCTATTGGATGCATATGGCACATAAACATGCTAATCCGGCGCATTTTGGAATTAGAACAAAACGATACAAGTTAATTTTCTTTTACGGTAAATATTGGGTTGATACTAAAGATATGAAAGCTACTTGGAACAAAGAAAGTTGGGGAAATTCTTTTGAAATGGATACTCCTGCAGCTTGGGAATTTTATGATTTAAAAGTAGATCCTAACGAAATGAATAATGCTTACAACGAACTAGAATACGCCGAAACTATTACTGATTTAAAGAAGCAACTTATTGCCAAACGCAAAGAACTTAATGAAGAAGACGGGGATAAATTTCCTCATATTCAAAAAGTTATTGATGCGCATTGGAATGATTAA
- a CDS encoding glycosyl hydrolase family 28-related protein: protein MQQLRIIKILLFLFIGIAIYANPATRCDTVMKKEFNILDYGAKSSHTELSTKAIQAAIDACSKNGSGTVIIPKGTYVTGTLFLKSNVTIKMNANTELFGSSSLEDYAEIPVGMEEPHFSKSLFYANGEENIKIIGHPRSEINGKGYMFKHSPERPKLFRIESSKNIEFDNTIIKNSGSWWLSFNRNRWYTLSGICTQGALSLSVLVV, encoded by the coding sequence ATGCAACAATTAAGAATAATAAAAATTTTATTATTCCTATTCATAGGAATTGCCATTTATGCGAATCCTGCTACTCGCTGTGATACGGTTATGAAGAAAGAGTTCAATATTCTTGATTATGGGGCTAAATCTTCGCACACAGAATTGAGTACAAAAGCAATTCAGGCCGCTATAGATGCTTGTTCTAAAAACGGAAGTGGAACCGTAATTATCCCGAAAGGCACTTATGTTACAGGCACTTTATTTCTTAAAAGTAATGTCACTATTAAAATGAATGCAAATACGGAATTATTCGGTAGTTCTTCGCTTGAAGATTATGCCGAGATTCCTGTAGGAATGGAAGAGCCGCATTTTTCAAAAAGCTTGTTTTATGCCAATGGGGAAGAAAATATAAAAATAATCGGACATCCTCGAAGTGAAATTAACGGCAAGGGATATATGTTCAAACATAGTCCTGAAAGACCCAAGTTATTTCGAATCGAAAGCAGTAAGAATATTGAATTCGATAATACAATTATTAAAAATTCAGGATCTTGGTGGCTCAGTTTTAACCGGAATAGGTGGTATACTTTATCCGGAATTTGCACTCAAGGAGCTTTGAGTTTGAGTGTTTTAGTTGTTTAA
- a CDS encoding GntR family transcriptional regulator, whose protein sequence is MIIIENKIKIPKYKQIVNSIEELIISGLLKKGDQIPSINKIKTDNNLSRDTVLTALNELKNRGIIQSIVGKGYYVSSENIEVRQKVFLLFDELNSFKEDLYNSFLEYLGNNVQVEIYFHHFNKNSFRRLIEDNAGNYNYYVIMPANMMNTNDFLKMLPSDRVYILDQIHEDLSEYPAIYQNFEKIIFDNLNKAYDLIKKYEKIILVFSEDKQPQGMLKGFREFCESKTFNYEIINDMQDKNIEKSELFIIPDDMSLLKLIKKMKQKGFVLAKDVGVISYNDTLLKEIVEGGITTISTDFDAMGKRLAEMILNKERIQIENPHHLIIRNSL, encoded by the coding sequence ATGATAATAATTGAAAATAAAATAAAAATCCCGAAATACAAACAAATCGTCAATTCTATAGAAGAATTAATAATATCAGGTTTGCTAAAAAAAGGAGATCAAATACCTTCTATAAATAAAATAAAAACCGATAATAATCTTTCTAGAGATACTGTTTTAACAGCGTTAAATGAACTAAAAAACAGAGGTATCATTCAGTCTATTGTAGGTAAGGGCTATTATGTTTCAAGTGAAAATATAGAGGTTAGGCAAAAAGTATTCTTACTTTTTGATGAGTTAAATTCTTTTAAAGAGGATTTATATAATTCCTTTCTAGAATACTTGGGAAATAACGTTCAAGTTGAAATCTATTTTCATCATTTTAATAAAAATAGTTTCAGAAGACTAATCGAAGACAATGCAGGTAATTATAACTATTACGTTATCATGCCAGCAAATATGATGAACACAAATGATTTTTTAAAAATGCTACCTAGTGACAGAGTATATATATTAGATCAAATTCATGAAGATCTTTCTGAATATCCAGCAATCTATCAAAATTTTGAAAAAATAATTTTTGATAACCTTAATAAAGCGTATGATTTAATAAAGAAATACGAAAAAATTATTTTAGTCTTTTCAGAAGATAAACAACCTCAAGGAATGCTTAAAGGGTTCAGAGAATTTTGTGAAAGTAAAACCTTCAATTATGAGATTATAAATGATATGCAGGATAAAAATATAGAGAAAAGTGAATTATTTATAATTCCGGATGATATGAGTTTATTAAAGCTGATTAAAAAAATGAAACAAAAAGGATTTGTCCTAGCGAAGGATGTAGGTGTCATTTCATACAATGACACACTCCTAAAAGAGATAGTAGAAGGTGGTATTACGACCATTTCAACAGATTTTGATGCCATGGGTAAAAGACTAGCGGAAATGATTTTGAACAAAGAACGCATTCAGATAGAAAATCCTCATCATTTAATCATTAGAAATTCTTTATAA
- a CDS encoding aldose 1-epimerase, whose protein sequence is MFRIKHLRDLNQLEIKNSENNLHAKIHLDDGASLQELTLKGHHIIKSLSPLDYADTYASSILFPFANRIKDGKYEFEGNSYQFNINEPDNNNALHGMVYNKRFVFIDEKITGSGASVKLAYHETQSSTGFPFTYSIYLEYVFTQSTLDLNVEIRNTDFKIFPFTLGWHPYFISDDLYNSSFLFDSNLKLKLDNRNITEGIINNENHNNFKMKDQFLDDCFILKTQNVSFLTPSYSLELRTSEKNSFLQLYTPPHKNAIAIEPTTGVSDSFNNEIGLKILKPNEGYKISWTLELK, encoded by the coding sequence ATGTTTAGAATTAAACACCTTAGAGACTTAAATCAATTAGAAATTAAAAATTCTGAAAATAATTTGCATGCCAAAATACATTTGGATGATGGTGCCAGTTTACAAGAATTAACTTTAAAAGGTCATCATATCATTAAGAGTTTAAGCCCTTTGGATTATGCTGACACTTATGCCTCCTCAATTTTGTTTCCATTTGCAAATAGAATAAAAGATGGTAAGTATGAATTTGAAGGTAATAGTTATCAATTTAACATTAATGAACCAGACAATAATAATGCTCTCCATGGAATGGTTTACAATAAAAGGTTTGTCTTTATTGATGAAAAAATCACAGGTTCAGGGGCTTCAGTAAAGCTAGCATATCATGAAACTCAAAGCTCCACTGGGTTTCCATTCACATATTCCATCTATCTCGAGTATGTTTTTACACAAAGCACATTAGATTTAAATGTAGAAATTAGAAACACCGATTTTAAAATATTTCCTTTTACATTAGGCTGGCATCCTTATTTCATAAGCGATGACCTTTATAACAGTTCCTTTCTATTTGATTCAAATTTAAAACTAAAGCTAGATAATCGAAATATAACAGAGGGAATTATTAACAATGAGAATCACAATAATTTTAAAATGAAGGATCAGTTTTTGGATGACTGTTTTATTTTAAAAACTCAAAACGTTTCATTCCTGACCCCATCTTATAGTTTAGAGTTGCGGACTTCGGAAAAGAATAGTTTTTTGCAGCTATACACGCCACCTCATAAGAATGCTATTGCCATAGAACCAACCACAGGGGTGTCAGATAGTTTTAATAATGAAATTGGTTTAAAAATTTTAAAACCTAATGAAGGATATAAAATCAGTTGGACGCTTGAATTAAAATAA
- the galK gene encoding galactokinase: MNSDLIKKIKTSFQKTFEAEPLMIFSPGRINIIGEHTDYNDGFVFPAAVDKGIVAAVGKSNTDTSIAFAVDKNETLKIDLNNIEPSSEGSWENYVLGVVAEIQNRSKTIGNFNIAFGGDIPGGAGMSSSAALENSVVFGLNELFNLGLSKGDMILISQKAEHNYVGVKCGIMDQYASMFGVKNHALLLDCRTVKSKPFKIDFKNHELILINTNVKHSLSDSAYNDRRSVCESVAEMLKVKALRDATEYDLETIQNKVTAENYQKALYVIQENNRTIKASKAIQDNDLETLGALIYQSHDGLQHQYKVSCDELDFLVEQSKLNGHVLGARMMGGGFGGCTINLIEKTETASFKAFISEAYKNKFNRACSIYSVSLSNGTEIIK, translated from the coding sequence ATGAATTCCGATTTAATAAAAAAAATAAAAACGAGTTTTCAGAAAACTTTTGAAGCGGAACCATTAATGATTTTTTCTCCTGGAAGGATTAATATTATAGGTGAGCATACCGATTATAATGATGGTTTTGTATTTCCTGCAGCAGTTGATAAAGGTATTGTAGCTGCTGTAGGTAAAAGTAATACAGACACTTCAATAGCTTTTGCTGTTGATAAAAATGAAACATTAAAAATTGATTTGAATAACATAGAACCATCTTCCGAAGGAAGCTGGGAGAATTATGTCTTAGGGGTTGTCGCAGAAATTCAAAACCGAAGTAAAACTATTGGTAATTTTAATATTGCCTTTGGAGGTGATATTCCGGGAGGAGCAGGTATGTCTTCATCTGCCGCTTTAGAGAATAGTGTGGTTTTTGGACTTAATGAGTTGTTCAATTTAGGCTTATCAAAAGGCGATATGATTTTAATTTCGCAGAAAGCAGAACATAATTATGTGGGTGTAAAATGTGGTATTATGGATCAATATGCCAGTATGTTTGGTGTTAAAAATCATGCGTTGTTATTGGATTGTAGGACCGTAAAATCAAAACCTTTCAAAATAGATTTTAAGAACCATGAACTTATTTTGATAAACACTAATGTTAAGCATAGTTTATCCGATAGTGCTTATAATGATAGACGTTCTGTTTGTGAATCTGTTGCTGAGATGCTAAAGGTTAAAGCATTAAGAGATGCCACAGAATATGATTTGGAAACAATACAGAATAAAGTAACGGCAGAAAATTACCAAAAAGCACTTTATGTGATTCAAGAAAATAATAGAACAATAAAAGCTTCAAAAGCAATTCAGGACAATGATTTAGAAACTCTAGGCGCATTGATTTATCAATCTCATGATGGTTTGCAACATCAATACAAAGTAAGTTGTGATGAACTGGATTTTTTAGTAGAACAATCCAAATTAAATGGACATGTTTTAGGAGCCAGAATGATGGGAGGTGGTTTTGGAGGTTGTACCATTAACCTCATTGAGAAAACAGAAACGGCATCATTTAAAGCATTTATATCAGAAGCTTATAAGAATAAATTTAATAGAGCGTGTTCAATCTATTCTGTGTCACTTTCAAATGGTACCGAAATTATAAAATAA